Proteins co-encoded in one Diaminobutyricimonas sp. LJ205 genomic window:
- a CDS encoding alpha/beta fold hydrolase: protein MSREHPMSHNPTLIEEAPSREDPPTPPRSRRRWRRNLIAAVVIITALVGASTAANLLIEQAERAAVVPYGEKIQIDGGKINVYRAGSGDETIVLLSGLGSAAPAIEFAPLIRELEDRYSVIVVEGFGYGHSDQTNRPRTVENITTELHDTLAQLDLAGPYVLAGHSIAGYYTLYYANQYPDEVSAVIGIDATVPTADAAEAGAGEVSSGINFEKLLQTTGLVRWVTAIAPALSDLDPELYTPTQREQFRGLVNWNYGNNTVADETNRMGQNGHTIYEMRYPRDLPVLNFLASDKMTWNDELHQRNIDLLQNVPHQRIVVLDGDHYLHFTHSGAMAEAITDFLDETR from the coding sequence ATGAGCAGAGAGCATCCCATGTCGCACAACCCGACCTTGATCGAGGAAGCCCCGTCGCGAGAGGATCCACCCACTCCACCTCGGAGTCGACGCCGGTGGCGCCGCAATCTGATCGCTGCCGTCGTCATCATCACCGCCCTGGTCGGTGCGTCCACTGCGGCCAACCTGCTCATCGAACAGGCGGAACGCGCCGCGGTCGTGCCGTACGGGGAGAAGATTCAGATCGACGGTGGCAAGATCAACGTCTACCGTGCCGGCAGCGGCGATGAGACCATCGTGCTGCTCAGCGGGTTGGGCTCGGCGGCTCCGGCGATTGAGTTCGCGCCCCTCATCCGCGAACTTGAGGACCGCTACAGCGTCATCGTCGTTGAAGGCTTCGGCTACGGGCACAGCGACCAAACCAATCGGCCACGAACGGTTGAAAATATCACCACCGAACTGCACGACACGTTGGCTCAACTCGACCTCGCCGGTCCATACGTGCTGGCCGGCCACTCCATTGCCGGGTACTACACGCTCTACTACGCGAACCAGTACCCAGACGAGGTTTCGGCGGTCATCGGGATCGATGCAACGGTGCCGACCGCCGATGCCGCAGAGGCGGGCGCAGGCGAGGTGTCGAGCGGGATCAACTTCGAGAAGCTCCTGCAGACGACAGGGCTGGTGCGGTGGGTCACCGCAATCGCACCTGCGCTCTCTGACCTGGACCCGGAGCTGTACACGCCAACTCAACGCGAGCAGTTTCGCGGGCTCGTGAACTGGAACTACGGCAATAACACCGTCGCCGATGAGACGAATCGGATGGGGCAGAACGGCCACACCATCTACGAAATGCGTTACCCGAGGGATCTACCCGTGCTCAACTTCCTCGCCAGCGACAAGATGACCTGGAATGACGAACTGCATCAGCGGAACATCGACCTGCTGCAGAACGTCCCGCACCAGAGGATCGTCGTGCTCGACGGCGACCACTACCTGCACTTCACCCACTCAGGAGCGATGGCCGAGGCGATCACCGACTTCCTCGACGAGACGCGCTAG
- a CDS encoding amino acid deaminase has translation MNDELSASHKSIPSELWGTRAADAAAAAVPLSHFQTPVMVLDRSALDHNTRTMLDWVGAHGLEIAPHGKTTMAPALWKDLLDAGAVALTLATGWQVQAARSVGVHKIVLANELVDPVAAAWVAAELDADPSFEFCCWVDSPQSLAALGATTGHRPIDVLVELGGAHGRTGARDIPTALAVARAVAENPRLRLVGVSGYEGAFGGSRDAAASAAVAGYLAELVRLFETVSAAGLFAVELPVITAGGSAWFDLVAQAFAPLSGRVRLLIRSGAFQVHDHGHYQRVSPLGDAAPAASVASVAQESPHLRAAATVHSRVLSRPEPDLVILDAGRRDVAYDLDLPVVVDRSGALVANVEVTAVNDQHAFVRIPRDSTLAVGDILRLGISHPCTVFDKWRAIPVVADASAADPVVTEIVETYF, from the coding sequence GTGAACGACGAGCTCTCCGCGAGCCACAAGTCCATCCCGTCCGAGTTGTGGGGCACGCGCGCGGCCGATGCCGCGGCAGCGGCCGTGCCACTGTCACACTTCCAGACCCCCGTGATGGTGCTTGACCGCTCGGCCCTCGACCACAACACGCGCACGATGCTCGACTGGGTCGGCGCGCACGGCCTGGAGATTGCACCGCACGGCAAGACGACAATGGCGCCGGCACTGTGGAAGGACCTCTTGGATGCCGGGGCCGTCGCCCTCACCCTCGCCACCGGCTGGCAGGTGCAGGCCGCCCGCAGCGTCGGGGTGCACAAGATCGTGCTCGCGAACGAACTCGTCGATCCGGTCGCCGCCGCCTGGGTCGCCGCCGAGCTCGACGCCGACCCCTCCTTCGAATTCTGCTGCTGGGTCGACAGCCCTCAGTCGCTCGCCGCACTCGGCGCGACCACCGGGCACCGCCCCATCGACGTGCTCGTCGAACTCGGCGGTGCACACGGACGCACAGGGGCACGAGACATCCCGACCGCGCTCGCCGTGGCTAGGGCGGTTGCCGAGAACCCGCGACTGCGGCTCGTCGGCGTCAGCGGGTACGAGGGCGCTTTCGGCGGGTCTCGGGATGCCGCGGCATCCGCCGCCGTCGCCGGCTACCTCGCCGAGTTGGTGCGGCTCTTCGAGACAGTGTCGGCGGCTGGACTGTTCGCGGTTGAGCTGCCCGTCATCACCGCGGGCGGAAGCGCGTGGTTCGACCTCGTCGCGCAGGCGTTCGCACCGTTGTCCGGACGGGTTCGCCTGCTCATCCGGTCGGGAGCCTTCCAGGTGCACGACCACGGGCACTATCAGCGCGTCTCGCCGCTCGGCGACGCGGCGCCCGCGGCATCCGTTGCGTCCGTTGCGCAGGAGTCCCCGCACCTGCGCGCAGCCGCGACGGTGCACTCGCGGGTACTGTCGCGCCCCGAACCGGACCTCGTCATCCTCGACGCCGGCCGCCGCGACGTCGCCTACGACCTCGACCTCCCCGTGGTGGTCGATCGCAGCGGCGCGCTCGTTGCGAATGTCGAGGTCACCGCCGTCAATGACCAGCACGCGTTCGTCCGGATCCCGCGAGACTCGACGCTCGCAGTCGGCGACATCCTCCGCCTCGGCATCTCCCACCCGTGCACGGTCTTCGACAAGTGGCGCGCGATCCCGGTCGTCGCCGACGCGTCCGCCGCCGACCCGGTCGTGACCGAGATCGTCGAAACCTACTTCTGA
- a CDS encoding N-acetylglucosamine kinase, whose product MTASSAPWVVGIDVGGTGSRARAVHLETGEVRERRSTGTSATSSGAPRAVVEAADAAASALQDTGKVAAVVVGASGFSTMAVGLDSTRARVGEVLGCHVIGFAPDIFTAHVGALSDATGAVLAVGTGSIAMSRSRTGTWSTVDGWGHLLGDLGSASWIGRQGLVEALRQLDRRTTDAAAMLAAAVDRFGDPLTWPRQFAERTDRAGVFATFAPEVLRCGIQGDAAAIRLRDRAIDHLTDTAAAALGQPDVPPVLALTGGVFDDADFRGALAEAVVARTGARIVPALGSPLDGAIAIARRAAAGEQPTIDGLLEWE is encoded by the coding sequence GTGACCGCGTCAAGCGCTCCCTGGGTCGTCGGCATCGATGTCGGCGGCACGGGGTCACGCGCTCGCGCGGTGCACCTCGAGACCGGCGAGGTGCGCGAGCGCCGCTCGACCGGCACCAGCGCCACGTCGTCCGGGGCGCCGCGGGCGGTGGTCGAGGCTGCGGATGCCGCCGCCTCCGCCCTGCAGGACACCGGCAAAGTCGCGGCGGTGGTGGTCGGCGCCTCGGGATTCTCCACCATGGCCGTCGGCCTCGACAGCACGCGCGCACGCGTCGGCGAAGTGCTCGGATGCCATGTGATCGGGTTCGCCCCCGACATCTTCACCGCACATGTCGGTGCGCTCTCGGATGCCACGGGCGCGGTACTCGCGGTCGGGACCGGGTCGATCGCGATGTCCCGGTCGAGAACCGGAACCTGGTCGACGGTCGACGGTTGGGGCCATCTGCTCGGCGACCTCGGCTCGGCCTCGTGGATCGGCCGGCAGGGACTCGTCGAGGCACTGCGTCAGCTCGATCGCCGGACCACGGATGCCGCGGCCATGCTCGCGGCCGCGGTGGACCGCTTCGGCGACCCACTCACCTGGCCCCGGCAGTTCGCCGAGCGCACCGACCGTGCTGGCGTCTTCGCGACGTTCGCCCCCGAGGTGCTGCGGTGCGGGATCCAGGGGGATGCCGCGGCGATACGCCTGCGGGATCGGGCGATCGACCACCTCACCGACACCGCGGCGGCCGCGCTCGGCCAGCCCGACGTGCCACCGGTGCTCGCCCTCACCGGTGGGGTCTTCGACGACGCCGATTTCCGCGGTGCCCTGGCCGAAGCGGTCGTCGCGCGCACCGGAGCGCGGATCGTGCCCGCCCTCGGTTCGCCGCTCGATGGCGCGATCGCGATCGCACGGCGGGCAGCCGCGGGCGAGCAGCCGACCATCGACGGCCTCCTGGAGTGGGAGTGA
- a CDS encoding DUF6325 family protein, which translates to MQSTDVHGPIDFVLIEFPLDQKRTGKTAAALLDLIQRKVIWVYDLMIIAKDADGSVAGMEWEEDSSEGLEGFAQLAAVRSGMLSDEDIEEAAAAMNPNTAAALIVYENLWAIPFVAAAREVGGEMIASARIPAQDIMTLLDAIESESTV; encoded by the coding sequence ATGCAATCAACGGATGTGCACGGCCCGATCGACTTTGTGTTGATCGAGTTTCCACTTGACCAGAAGCGCACCGGTAAGACCGCGGCGGCTCTGCTCGACCTGATTCAGCGAAAGGTGATCTGGGTCTACGACCTCATGATCATCGCGAAAGACGCTGACGGCTCGGTGGCCGGAATGGAGTGGGAAGAAGACTCCAGCGAAGGACTGGAAGGATTCGCACAGCTCGCCGCGGTCCGGTCGGGGATGCTCAGCGACGAAGACATTGAGGAAGCGGCCGCCGCCATGAACCCGAACACTGCAGCCGCGCTCATTGTGTACGAGAACCTGTGGGCGATCCCATTCGTCGCCGCAGCGCGCGAGGTCGGCGGCGAGATGATCGCGAGTGCCCGCATTCCCGCGCAGGACATCATGACCTTGCTGGATGCCATCGAGTCCGAGTCGACGGTCTGA
- a CDS encoding amidohydrolase family protein, producing the protein MWILGADVIDGLGGPRYRADVQVEDDRIVRIDRDDTVRREPQPGDFHAPSRIVSPGFIDMHAHADLAVLRDDDHRAKLAQGVTTQVIGQDGIGYAPVDDAILPDIRRQIGAWNGDLPDERFTWHAMPEYLAVLDEGVPTNVAVLVPQGNLRWLTVGAAARQASASELDRMRGILADGLDAGAVGMSSGLTYPPGMYADTDELVALTAVVAQRGGYWAPHTRGYGGGALTAYAEAIEIAKRSGCALHLTHATMNFAPNRGRASELLALVDAALADGVDVTLDSYPYLAGATTLAALLPSWAASGGPSSTLERLDDADARERIRHDLEVLGSDGAHGEIVDWDLIQISGVSQDHLAWSVGLSVAQIGAQSGVDATTAALDLMRDDALTTGILMHVGDEQNVREIMRHPVHCAGSDGITIGERPHPRAWGAFARFLGHYARDAAGLSLETMVQHLTATPARRLGLADRGVLREGAVADLVVFDPKTIRDTATYESPRSEPVGVDHVLIAGTPVMARGARLPGLAGRVLRR; encoded by the coding sequence ATGTGGATCCTCGGCGCCGACGTGATCGACGGACTCGGTGGCCCGCGCTACCGCGCCGACGTTCAGGTCGAGGACGACCGAATCGTCCGCATCGACCGGGATGACACCGTTCGCCGAGAGCCGCAGCCCGGCGACTTCCACGCCCCCAGCCGGATCGTGAGCCCGGGCTTCATCGACATGCACGCGCACGCCGACCTCGCCGTGCTGCGCGACGATGACCACCGGGCGAAGCTCGCCCAAGGCGTGACGACGCAGGTGATCGGTCAGGACGGCATCGGCTACGCGCCCGTCGACGACGCGATACTGCCGGACATCCGCCGCCAGATCGGCGCGTGGAACGGCGACCTGCCCGACGAGCGATTCACCTGGCACGCCATGCCGGAGTACCTCGCGGTACTCGATGAAGGTGTGCCGACCAACGTCGCGGTGCTCGTGCCGCAGGGCAACCTGCGCTGGCTGACGGTCGGGGCTGCTGCGCGGCAAGCGTCGGCATCCGAGCTTGACCGGATGCGCGGCATCCTCGCCGACGGCCTCGACGCCGGCGCCGTCGGGATGTCGTCGGGCCTCACCTACCCGCCCGGGATGTACGCCGACACCGACGAGCTCGTGGCGCTCACCGCAGTCGTCGCCCAGCGCGGTGGCTATTGGGCACCACACACGCGCGGCTACGGCGGTGGCGCACTCACCGCATACGCAGAGGCAATCGAGATCGCGAAACGCTCGGGCTGCGCGCTGCACCTCACGCACGCGACGATGAACTTCGCGCCGAATCGCGGGCGTGCCTCGGAGCTGCTGGCGCTGGTCGATGCTGCACTCGCGGACGGAGTCGATGTCACGCTCGACAGCTATCCCTACCTCGCCGGCGCGACCACCCTTGCGGCACTGTTGCCGAGCTGGGCGGCGTCGGGCGGACCGTCATCGACGCTCGAACGGTTGGATGATGCGGATGCCCGCGAGCGGATCCGCCACGACCTCGAGGTGCTCGGTTCGGATGGCGCCCACGGCGAGATCGTCGACTGGGATCTCATACAGATCTCGGGCGTCTCGCAAGACCACCTCGCGTGGAGCGTCGGCCTCAGCGTCGCGCAAATCGGGGCGCAGTCGGGTGTGGATGCCACAACCGCCGCCCTCGACCTCATGCGCGACGACGCGCTCACAACCGGCATTCTGATGCATGTCGGCGACGAGCAGAACGTGCGCGAGATCATGCGGCATCCGGTGCACTGCGCAGGCAGCGACGGCATCACGATCGGCGAGCGGCCGCACCCACGGGCGTGGGGTGCGTTCGCGCGCTTCCTTGGTCATTACGCGAGGGATGCCGCGGGGCTGAGTCTCGAGACGATGGTGCAGCACCTCACCGCGACCCCTGCCCGCCGCCTCGGTCTCGCCGATCGCGGTGTGCTGCGCGAGGGAGCCGTCGCCGATCTCGTGGTGTTCGACCCGAAGACGATCCGGGACACCGCCACCTACGAGTCCCCGCGCTCAGAACCGGTCGGCGTGGACCATGTCCTGATCGCGGGCACCCCCGTGATGGCCCGGGGTGCCCGCCTTCCCGGTCTGGCCGGCCGCGTGCTCCGCCGCTAG
- a CDS encoding SHOCT domain-containing protein: MGLLRGVARTAVVAGTASAVSGRVQRRQQQRWNAQDAQQAGSYEEQPVYQTAPAPESADPLEQLKTLGELKAQGVLTEEEFATQKAKILGA, translated from the coding sequence ATGGGACTGCTTCGAGGAGTAGCGCGCACGGCGGTGGTCGCCGGCACCGCATCGGCGGTGAGCGGTCGGGTGCAGCGCCGGCAGCAACAACGCTGGAATGCCCAGGATGCTCAGCAGGCCGGCAGTTACGAAGAACAGCCGGTCTATCAAACGGCGCCCGCGCCTGAGTCAGCTGATCCGCTGGAGCAGCTGAAGACCTTGGGGGAGCTCAAAGCACAGGGCGTTCTGACCGAGGAAGAGTTCGCCACGCAGAAGGCGAAGATCCTGGGCGCATGA
- a CDS encoding serine hydrolase → MTEGWSALASVVRTASGDVLRDGRGTPHRDDPEALRSEHLFDLASLTKAFTAVAVHSAIDDGLLALDQPIAEIVDAAAVRDGVTPHHLLTHTAGLRPSSHIWRSGATGAAALADVLDTPPLAPPGATHDYSCLGFIVLGLALEELFGAPLDDIVLERVAGPIGATTLRWGPVAPELAVATEQQPHRGMLRGDIHDELAASIGRPVGNAGAFGTVDDVVALASAVAKRRLPLSERAFTLLTTADASATAAGSLGRQTHGLRVGDPRFMTARRTVGHTGFTGTSFVADTATGAWAVQLTNRVHAGREGTSVDERRRALAAQMSGVSPR, encoded by the coding sequence GTGACCGAAGGCTGGTCCGCGCTCGCATCGGTCGTTCGCACCGCGTCGGGCGACGTGCTGCGTGACGGGCGGGGCACTCCCCACCGCGACGACCCTGAGGCGCTGCGGTCTGAGCATCTGTTCGACCTCGCCTCGCTCACCAAGGCGTTCACCGCGGTCGCCGTGCACTCCGCCATCGATGACGGACTGCTCGCCCTCGATCAGCCGATCGCCGAGATCGTGGATGCTGCGGCCGTCCGCGACGGCGTGACCCCGCATCACCTGCTCACGCACACGGCGGGGCTGCGCCCCAGCTCGCACATCTGGCGTTCAGGCGCCACCGGTGCAGCCGCGCTCGCCGACGTGCTCGACACCCCACCACTCGCCCCGCCCGGGGCAACCCACGACTACTCGTGCCTGGGCTTCATCGTGCTCGGCCTCGCGCTTGAGGAACTTTTCGGTGCTCCCCTCGATGACATCGTCCTCGAGCGAGTGGCCGGTCCGATTGGCGCGACCACGCTGCGTTGGGGGCCGGTCGCGCCCGAACTGGCGGTCGCCACCGAGCAGCAGCCGCACCGCGGGATGCTGCGCGGTGACATCCACGACGAGCTCGCCGCCTCGATCGGCCGTCCAGTCGGCAATGCCGGAGCATTCGGAACCGTCGACGACGTTGTCGCGCTCGCCTCGGCCGTCGCCAAGCGAAGGCTGCCGCTCAGCGAGCGTGCGTTCACGCTGCTCACGACCGCGGATGCGTCGGCGACCGCAGCCGGTTCGCTCGGTCGGCAGACCCACGGACTGCGCGTGGGCGACCCCAGGTTCATGACCGCGCGCCGGACGGTGGGTCACACCGGCTTCACCGGCACGTCCTTCGTGGCGGATACCGCCACCGGCGCCTGGGCGGTGCAGCTCACGAACCGGGTGCACGCCGGACGCGAAGGCACCTCCGTTGACGAGCGGCGCCGCGCCCTCGCGGCACAGATGAGCGGAGTCAGTCCTCGATGA
- a CDS encoding RidA family protein, whose protein sequence is MTIHRRISTTDAPAPAHTFSQGVRKGPMLQVSGQGPVDAATGEYLHVGDVAAQTTLTLSNVAAILRAGGASFDDVIMLRVYLTRREDFAIMNDAYAAFMDEHVQGDILPARTTVFTGLPREEMLVEIDALAVIED, encoded by the coding sequence GTGACTATTCATCGGCGCATCTCCACCACCGACGCCCCGGCACCCGCCCACACCTTCTCGCAGGGCGTCCGCAAGGGGCCGATGCTGCAGGTCTCGGGCCAGGGCCCCGTCGATGCCGCGACCGGTGAATACCTCCACGTCGGCGACGTCGCCGCGCAGACGACGCTCACGCTCTCCAACGTCGCCGCGATTCTGCGTGCCGGCGGCGCAAGCTTCGACGACGTCATCATGTTGCGGGTGTACCTGACCAGGCGCGAGGACTTCGCGATCATGAACGACGCGTACGCCGCGTTCATGGATGAGCACGTGCAGGGTGACATCCTGCCCGCGCGAACGACCGTGTTCACGGGATTGCCGCGCGAGGAGATGCTCGTCGAGATCGACGCGCTCGCGGTCATCGAGGACTGA